In the genome of Pichia kudriavzevii chromosome 4, complete sequence, one region contains:
- a CDS encoding uncharacterized protein (PKUD0D04330; Pfam Domains: ADH_N(2.4e-32)|ADH_zinc_N(1.2e-24)), with product MPQELKEIRAIGVLDFNDWTNPKEFTYKPQELRPYDVEIKVEACGICGSDIHAANGDWGQPYTPLAVGHEIVGTVVNAGPDARFKIGDRVGVGAECDSCHTCTRCTEGHQNTCKKQVGTYLGVYPSGQPTQGGYASHVRVNSEFAFKIPENMKSEDVAPLLCGGITGFRPLMTAGVKKGTKVGVNGIGGIGHMTILFAKALGAEVTAISRTYAKKELASSLGADHYVATSDKKAMEEHMDTLELIVNTGSSFSEGAIQDVLSLLRAYGHMTFITAPPVSEKLTIDPMFFLFNNISIGGSVTGSPSDIEYMLEVASKNNIKPMIETIDISEENVKTAWERMVKGDVRFRFVLTGYDKYFK from the coding sequence ATGCCACAAGAGTTAAAAGAAATTAGAGCTATTGGTGtccttgatttcaatgacTGGACCAATCCAAAGGAATTCACCTACAAGCCACAAGAGCTAAGACCTTATGATGTGGAAATCAAGGTGGAGGCATGTGGTATCTGTGGATCAGATATCCATGCTGCCAACGGAGACTGGGGCCAGCCATACACTCCGCTTGCAGTTGGACATGAAATCGTTGGTACTGTAGTGAATGCGGGCCCGGACGCTAGATTTAAGATTGGTGACAGAGTTGGTGTTGGTGCAGAATGTGATTCATGCCACACGTGTACAAGATGTACCGAAGGCCATCAAAATACATGCAAGAAGCAGGTAGGCACCTACCTTGGCGTGTATCCATCTGGCCAACCTACACAAGGTGGATATGCTTCGCATGTCAGAGTCAACTCTGAGTTTGCGTTCAAGATTCCAGAGAACATGAAGTCGGAAGACGTTGCACCATTGTTGTGTGGTGGTATTACAGGCTTCAGACCGTTGATGACGGCTGGAGTGAAGAAGGGCACGAAGGTTGGTGTGAACGGTATCGGAGGTATTGGACACATGACGATCCTATTTGCCAAGGCTTTAGGTGCCGAGGTCACAGCAATATCCAGGACATATGCAAAGAAGGAGTTGGCATCGAGCTTGGGAGCAGACCACTATGTTGCGACATCGGACAAGAAGGCAATGGAGGAGCACATGGACACGTTGGAGTTGATTGTCAACACGGGTTCGTCGTTCTCGGAAGGAGCGATTCAGGACGTGTTGTCCTTGTTGAGAGCCTACGGACACATGACATTCATCACTGCACCACCTGTTAGTGAGAAGCTCACCATTGATCCAATGTTCTTTttattcaacaacatctcGATTGGTGGTTCGGTTACTGGTTCTCCTAGCGATATTGAGTACATGTTGGAAGTTGCatccaaaaacaacatcaagCCAATGATTGAGACAATTGACATTTCTGAGGAGAATGTCAAGACTGCATGGGAGAGGATGGTTAAGGGTGATGTTAGATTCAGGTTTGTCTTGACTGGTTATGATAAATATTTTAAATAA
- a CDS encoding uncharacterized protein (PKUD0D04370; Pfam Domains: zf-C2H2(2.2e-10)) has translation MYSSTIPKHVHSEFRVDSPTLAEFGNRSGGVASTINNSVLNNGQPAIPNAGTPYSNLMNLNSQYASNSNIFQTDQLGKTIDEESFKFTPRCLTPLNFDINQSSQQMGNLLNATASDNLGLVNESMYGSMFVTQKKDPIQRGLDYDAGLQMLGSNQQEQPELQQQEGYKEPLTGFRKNIHYTTLSSPMDSNSSLSPYQRNSLLSTEDYINAQQTIDTNQSDITYSNSGSDIYNNNATSTIGELGEIYKDRILSNLSDMDLFVGDLKDNYNAALPMPLLPSQTFDFRFRDNNEDNINYANNIINNSNEGNHYSNDNNNNDTNSDNNNENNNDNNNNNDNNESSNNNNNINNGQYPDGNDEGAYYDGEYTKSPIVGNKRSKSVAVSLSPNTVGEEDNCLNRNPRKRRNTVVVPPSTRVMRKRTKKAAEEEELHGASGEEEGSVGFHDNHHHHSHSHHSDKQFKCTQCSSSFTRKTRLTEHMNRVHLGKVYHFECEQCGTRLSSKENLTRHSIVHTDKFKCHGCDRRFDRSYRYLRHIEKCSRLH, from the coding sequence ATGTACTCCTCTACTATTCCGAAACACGTCCATTCAGAATTCCGAGTCGACTCTCCAACGCTTGCCGAATTCGGCAATAGGTCCGGCGGAGTAGCGAGTACCATCAATAATTCTGTCTTGAATAACGGTCAACCAGCAATTCCAAATGCCGGTACCCCCTATtcgaatttgatgaatttgaacaGCCAATATGCTTCTAACTCAAACATATTCCAAACTGACCAGCTTGGTAAAACAATTGATGAGGAGAGCTTCAAGTTCACCCCGAGGTGTTTGACCCCGCTAAATTTCGATATCAACCAATCCTCGCAACAAATGGGTAATCTCTTGAACGCCACAGCTAGTGACAATTTGGGTCTTGTCAATGAATCGATGTATGGTTCGATGTTTGTCACTCAAAAGAAGGACCCCATCCAAAGGGGTCTTGACTATGATGCTGGATTGCAAATGTTGGGCTCGAATCAGCAAGAACAACCAGAACTCCAACAACAGGAGGGTTATAAGGAACCTCTAACTGGCTTCCGAAAGAATATACACTATACCACACTGAGTAGTCCTATGGATTCTAACAGTTCTTTATCGCcatatcaaagaaatagtTTGCTAAGTACTGAAGATTACATTAATGCACAGCAAACCATTGACACTAATCAAAGTGATATAACTTATTCAAACTCAGGATCAGATAtttataataataatgCAACTAGTACTATTGGTGAATTAGGTGAGATTTATAAAGACCGCATCTTATCGAACTTATCTGACATGGATCTGTTTGTTGGCGACTTAAAAGATAATTACAATGCAGCATTACCAATGCCACTACTACCTTCACAGacatttgattttagatTTAGAGATAACAACGAAGATAACATTAATTATGCaaacaatatcatcaacaacagtaACGAGGGCAACCATTACAGTAATgacaataataacaatgataCTAACAGTGATAACAATAATGAGAACAATAAtgataacaacaacaacaacgacaATAACGAAAgtagtaataataacaataatattAACAATGGTCAATACCCGGATGGCAATGATGAAGGTGCCTATTATGATGGCGAATATACCAAGAGCCCAATTGTTGGTAACAAGCGCTCTAAATCAGTCGCTGTCTCCTTGTCTCCAAACACGGTGGGCGAAGAAGACAACTGTCTGAACAGAAACccaagaaaaagaagaaatactGTTGTAGTACCGCCATCTACACGTGTGATGCGCAAACGTACTAAGAAGGctgcagaagaagaagaactacATGGAGCTAGCggggaagaagaaggaagtGTAGGTTTCCACGATaatcaccatcatcacAGCCACTCTCATCACTCGGATAAGCAATTCAAGTGTACCCAATGTTCTAGTTCTTTTACTAGGAAAACCAGATTAACTGAACACATGAACAGGGTCCACCTGGGGAAAGTGTACCATTTTGAGTGTGAGCAGTGTGGTACCAGGTTGTCATCAAAGGAAAACCTTACTAGACATTCAATTGTCCATACagacaaattcaaatgtcATGGTTGCGATAGACGATTCGATAGAAGCTACAGATACCTGAGacacattgaaaaatgtagTAGACTACACTGA
- a CDS encoding uncharacterized protein (PKUD0D04350; similar to Saccharomyces cerevisiae YGL146C (RRT6); ancestral locus Anc_2.327): MIIFGMVFRLLAFLSIFVSEAVHVSATQLCMEIPPSRTDSQELMTELNMLHQHLYSMDASKSKNQNEIQLLNDKIDKVVNDYLISNSCLRYYFKEYISFEEVENSLLLNNGIVVSLRLKLDDYHIDQRKQKLNLNIIDPMANTLRRINSIEETELRFLFDYPIEEKTRDYFNEQYFDVCLENIKYDKSWSSTISIINGELELIFGMNSINKKYAESTEKVNSIFEQLQLIDSELDLVYKQLVHNLRTSEPLLRDKNEDTLTKSLIWFIVIFVIYLIVNFIQISWLIKYLKNKNLI; this comes from the coding sequence aTGATTATATTTGGAATGGTGTTTCGTTTGCTTGCTTTTCTGAGTATTTTTGTCAGTGAAGCTGTGCATGTTAGTGCCACACAACTATGCATGGAGATACCGCCAAGCAGAACCGATTCGCAAGAACTAATGACTGAACTAAACATGCTACATCAACACCTATATTCCATGGATGCATCTAAGAGTAAGAACCAGAATGAAATCCAACTATTGAATGACAAAATCGACAAGGTTGTCAATGATTATCTGATAAGTAATAGTTGCTTACGTTATTATTTTAAAGAATATATATCATTTGAAGAGGTTGAAAATAGTCTACTTTTAAACAATGGGATAGTTGTATCATTACGCTTAAAACTTGACGATTACCACATTgaccaaagaaaacaaaagcttaatttgaatattatcGATCCAATGGCCAATACATTGAGGAGGATCAACagcattgaagaaacagaacTAaggtttttatttgattatCCAATTGAGGAGAAGACACGAGATTATTTCAATGAGCAATATTTCGATGTATGtttggaaaatatcaaatacGATAAATCATGGAGTTCGACTATATCAATAATCAATGGAGAACTTGAACTCATTTTCGGTATGAACTCaattaataaaaaatacGCTGAATCGACAGAGAAAGTCAACTCCATCTTTGAACAGCTCCAACTAATTGACAGTGAGTTAGACTTAGTTTATAAACAACTTGTACATAACCTCAGAACAAGTGAACCACTGTTAAGAGATAAAAATGAGGATACATTAACAAAATCACTGATTTGGTTTATTGTGATATTTGTTATCTATTTAATTGTCAATTTTATACAAATTTCATGGTTGATCAAATACctgaaaaacaaaaatctTATTTGA
- a CDS encoding uncharacterized protein (PKUD0D04380; similar to Saccharomyces cerevisiae YHR089C (GAR1); ancestral locus Anc_5.388) — protein sequence MNRGRGGFRGGRGGRSFAPQGPPDRVFEMGEFLHSCEGDIVCKSINEKIPYFNAPIYLENKTQVGKVDEILGPLNEVFFTIKPSEGVQATSFKEGDKFYIGGDKLLPLERFLPKPKSYAPKPPKKKGPKGQGASRGGFGSRGGFGASRGGRGGFGGRGGRGGFGASRGGRGGFGGRGGRGGSRGGRGGFSGRGRN from the coding sequence ATGAACAGAGGTAGAGGTGGTTTCAGAGGTGGCCGTGGCGGCAGATCGTTTGCCCCACAGGGTCCTCCAGATAGAGTTTTCGAAATGGGTGAATTCTTACATTCATGTGAGGGTGATATCGTTTGtaaatcaatcaatgaaaagaTACCTTACTTCAATGCCCCAAtatatttggaaaacaaGACACAGGTTGGTAAGGTCGACGAAATCCTAGGTCCTTTGAACGAAGTCTTTTTTACCATCAAGCCAAGTGAAGGTGTTCAGGCTACCTCATTTAAAGAAGGTGATAAATTTTACATTGGTGGTGACAAACTATTACCATTGGAGAGATTCTTACCGAAACCAAAGTCGTATGCTCCAAAGCctccaaagaagaagggtCCAAAGGGACAAGGCGCCTCAAGAGGTGGTTTTGGTAGCCGTGGTGGTTTCGGTGCATCTAGAGGTGGCCGTGGCGGCTTTGGTGGTAGAGGTGGCCGTGGTGGTTTTGGTGCATCTAGAGGTGGCCGTGGCGGCTTTGGTGGTAGAGGTGGCCGTGGTGGATCAAGAGGTGGCCGTGGTGGTTTCTCTGGCAGAGGTAGAAACTAA
- a CDS encoding uncharacterized protein (PKUD0D04340; Pfam Domains: Zn_clus(2.6e-10)) translates to MQNDRMDHITHGNMTESDAEIKKVKKQRNRSTLVCTNCKRRKTKCDKKQPCTRCINSGKASTCTYNVIQPINSSNTFNDPASNQFILYPTNEEYLPLQLDSSQALKSSGLPDPFSPLRSISLSNKLTASPQSHLPKYSEGFPLNYKHNEQTSYQSSQISYDYKSNFQPSSKITCQSSVLNNTQPNYPANIPANYPIGYPTTYITNQHSVPFQAKYQSDYQSGFPINYQSSYQAEPEILENQVISIPSCHPNHSRQSLNQTELLGKEHDGLPVMDKDLIQHPGNNTSAAKSGLEDDRIKRLSEKINQLAVNPTKTNRILMLQLLEQLKLTLQTKSTVPVSRLSENANVILDANVWKLSKDTGIIRNRVTTLNYASTLWNSRDFVYLATELFDPLLELYFKRWEKVKCRKVLIDLNLTDRSKIDGIITKIKPFMIHNLKAIQERVEYFKTNLNFFIFGKLIPVQLLESIINFDLIYGHLKYSEKYKECYFEIALIFAIINISETFDKLNNTSKYEFQLDNTFENLTDVCISLINMTNYKQRTNYVGLITFLMISYTSLIYNKNAYTGLNREYIYPLLREHIGMLFQLGYHLNHDPNDSENVVEKYRNFSIKKKDLWFLWNFYLQLDGEYSVRLGTPLLINDEFCEKFHLVDPTDPLEMKSMNYVSLVRDLAHLLNSKSGTNYGSISTFMDRVMESYDTLECFKTRETLRYHDNNCDDNHSNGQSTNGKLYYTVEDRFNLDIKIKYIKLIFFLNLLLFCCFKKENIKRNFPEMGFDSPHYIEIVEIRKLCGMRILLLICLTYRLIEFLSNDNNATKEILLCLRGELIPCFGFPTLCTLDCVLTLYGDASNDERPNQIDINDIPLNELDVILRDEQLIKKYNKEIGIGYLDFPKNTQFIIRIYEAARSNPILSDNFEFYIKSKIIGLAVYVLTMFSELKKHHDVKELGLYSVLSRIVTQRLYELQHSKSCKRDALLSVILNDEEVEEVPYGLNPNIATLMEQTDPQRLQPGNIQLQHQTWNGKIDLGGNNRAIQLHSLKTDNSQDLLPPDQLVSMIHLFINDERFTSGITSFDIDFSRMKMP, encoded by the coding sequence ATGCAAAATGACAGAATGGATCACATTACACACGGCAATATGACAGAGTCAGATGCCGAGATTAAGAAAGTaaagaagcaaagaaacagaTCGACCTTGGTGTGCACCAATTGTAAACGTCGCAAGACTAAATGTGACAAAAAACAGCCTTGTACAAGATGCATAAACTCTGGTAAGGCTAGTACTTGTACTTATAATGTGATCCAACCAATCAACTCATCAAATACCTTCAATGACCCAGCATCGAATCAGTTTATACTATACCCTACAAACGAAGAATACCTTCCGTTGCAACTTGACAGTTCACAGGCTTTAAAGAGTTCTGGTCTTCCTGATCCCTTTAGCCCTTTGAGGAGTATCTCACTGTCAAATAAACTGACGGCTTCACCACAATCGCATTTGCCAAAGTACTCGGAAGGGTTTCCTCTTAATTACAAACATAATGAACAAACATCTTATCAGAGCTCGCAAATCTCATATGATTAcaaatcaaattttcagCCAAGTTCTAAAATAACTTGTCAATCCAGCGTTCTAAACAACACTCAACCGAATTATCCAGCTAATATTCCAGCCAATTATCCCATTGGTTATCCCACCACCTATATAACCAATCAGCATTCTGTACCGTTCCAAGCAAAATATCAATCCGATTATCAGAGTGGGTTCCCTATAAACTACCAATCAAGCTATCAAGCAGAACCAGAGATTCTCGAAAATCAAGTTATCAGTATACCATCGTGTCATCCAAACCATTCAAGACAGTCATTGAATCAAACAGAATTGCTAGGGAAAGAACATGATGGTTTGCCAGTTATGGATAAGGATTTGATTCAACATCCCGGGAACAATACAAGTGCAGCAAAGTCGGGATTGGAAGATGATAGGATCAAGAGATTATctgaaaaaatcaatcaattaGCGGTAAACCCAACCAAGACGAATAGAATCCTAATGCTACAACTGTTAGAGCAACTAAAGCTAACAttacaaacaaaaagtaCTGTGCCGGTTTCTCGACTAAGCGAAAATGCCAATGTCATTCTTGATGCAAATGTATGGAAGTTATCTAAGGATACAGGAATAATCAGAAATCGAGTTACTACTCTCAATTATGCATCCACTTTATGGAACTCTAGGGACTTTGTCTATCTTGCCACTGAGTTATTTGATCCTTTATTGGAACTATATTTTAAGCGTTGGGAAAAAGTGAAATGTAGGAAAGTTcttattgatttgaatttgacTGATCGATCtaaaattgatggtatCATCACTAAGATCAAGCCGTTTATGATCCACAATCTCAAAGCCATACAAGAAAGAGTTGAGTATTTCAAAACCAACTTGaacttttttatttttggaaagtTGATTCCCGTTCAGTTGTTAGAGTCAATCATCAACTTCGATTTGATATATGGTCATCTAAAGTATAGTGAGAAGTACAAAGAGtgttattttgaaatagcCCTCATTTTTGCGATCATTAATATATCTGAAACTTTCGATAAGCTCAACAACACATCTAAATATGAGTTTCAATTGGATAatacatttgaaaatttgacGGATGTTTGCATTTCCTTAATTAATATGACCAACTATAAACAACGCACTAATTATGTTGGTCTTATCACATTTCTTATGATTTCATACACAAGTCTCATTTATAATAAGAATGCATATACAGGGTTGAATCGAGAATACATATACCCTCTTCTTAGGGAACATATTGGTATGTTATTTCAGCTAGGGTACCATCTGAATCATGATCCAAATGACTCTGAAAATGtagttgaaaaatatagaaatttctcaattaaAAAGAAGGACTTGTGGTTTCTATGGAATTTCTATCTTCAGCTCGATGGAGAGTATTCTGTTAGACTAGGAACTCCACTACTCATAAATGATGAGTTTTGTGAGAAGTTTCACCTAGTTGATCCAACTGATCCTCttgaaatgaaatcaatgaattaTGTAAGTTTAGTTAGAGACTTGGCTCATTTActcaattcaaaatcagGTACCAACTATGGATCTATCTCGACCTTCATGGATCGTGTGATGGAATCCTATGATACTTTGGAATGTTTCAAAACACGCGAGACTCTAAGGTATCATGATAACAACTGCGATGATAACCATAGTAACGGGCAGAGTACCAACGGGAAACTTTATTACACAGTTGAAGATCGATTCAACCTTGATATTAAGatcaaatatatcaaacTAATCTTTTTCCTAAATTTACTtctattttgttgtttcaaaaaggaaaatataaaGAGAAATTTCCCTGAAATGGGTTTTGATTCACCACATTATATcgaaattgttgaaattcGAAAACTTTGCGGTATGAGAATTCTGCTTCTAATTTGTCTGACTTACAGGCTGATTGAGTTTTTAAGCAATGATAACAATGctacaaaagaaattttgTTATGCTTAAGAGGTGAGTTGATACCGTGTTTTGGTTTCCCTACACTTTGTACTTTGGATTGCGTTCTAACATTATATGGAGATGCCTCAAACGATGAAAGGCCAAACCAaattgatatcaatgatattCCCTTAAATGAACTTGATGTCATTCTCAGAGATGAGCAGttgatcaaaaaatataacAAAGAGATTGGGATTGGGTATTTAGACTTCCCGAAGAATACCCAATTTATTATCCGCATCTACGAAGCGGCTCGAAGCAATCCTATATTATCTGATAATTTTGAGTTTTAcatcaaatcaaagattATTGGATTGGCAGTATATGTTCTCACCATGTTCAGTGaattaaaaaaacatcATGATGTTAAAGAACTCGGATTGTATAGTGTTCTTTCTCGTATTGTCACACAGCGACTATATGAATTGCAACATAGCAAGTCATGTAAAAGGGACGCATTACTCAGTGTAATTCttaatgatgaagaggTAGAGGAAGTTCCCTATGGTCtgaatccaaatattgCAACTCTTATGGAACAAACAGACCCGCAGAGACTACAACCTGGAAATATCCAACTACAACACCAAACTTGGAACGGTAAGATTGATTTAGGTGGTAATAATCGCGCGATTCAATTGCATTCATTAAAGACAGATAATTCGCAAGACCTTCTCCCTCCAGATCAACTTGTATCAATGATTCACTTGTTCATCAACGATGAAAGGTTTACCTCCGGTATAACGAGTTTTgacattgatttttctaGAATGAAAATGCCATAG
- a CDS encoding uncharacterized protein (PKUD0D04360; similar to Saccharomyces cerevisiae YDL110C (TMA17); ancestral locus Anc_2.328): MSEYKRPISIIDFQLAIRDSSDEQLALILERLENSVARLKDSNKLMESLMKKEKKQNYDGEEDDEFGPVTEDDVKIYRDSIAENMVVMNNQQERIEILREELKNRNLHRQVPLDDSASDRPFQGMSPNKYDSTTIPMSTDNDV; the protein is encoded by the coding sequence ATGTCCGAATACAAGCGTCCCATTTCCATTATTGATTTCCAATTGGCCATCAGAGATTCCTCGGATGAGCAATTGGCACTTATATTAGAGAGGCTAGAAAATTCAGTGGCTAGACTGAAAGACTCGAATAAGTTGATGGAGTCGTTaatgaagaaggagaagaaacagAATTATGACGGAGAAGAGGACGATGAGTTTGGTCCTGTAACGGAAGATGATGTTAAAATATACAGAGACAGTATAGCGGAAAACATGGTTGTGATGAATAACCAACAAGAGAGAATAGAGATATTGAGGGAGGAACTGAAGAATCGGAACCTCCATCGACAGGTTCCATTGGACGATTCTGCTTCTGATCGACCTTTTCAGGGCATGTCTCCAAACAAGTACGATTCCACTACTATACCAATGAGTACGGACAATGATGTTTAG
- a CDS encoding uncharacterized protein (PKUD0D04375; similar to Saccharomyces cerevisiae YBL050W (SEC17); ancestral locus Anc_7.493): MSNPEGLISEATKKLNKSSGFLGSIFGGSSTTKYEEASELFTQAANLYKLQRRNFEAGSAFEKASECQVKAGSLDEASNTLVEAYKSYKLENPSNAAKCLEKAIEMFIQRGQFRRSANFKSDLGELYENELQDIKSAIKSYEDASDWYKGDGANALSNKCLLKVADLNCDEKIKDYKKAATIYEQIAKESLNNNLAKWSLKEYFLKAIICRLADNNDYASANALLTRFLSWDPSFETTKEFEFCNSLIEAVRSGNADDIAIASKKFDKFTRLDGMKIKILNNIKNNIVEAPVDIEEDFT, from the coding sequence ATGTCAAATCCAGAGGGGTTGATCAGTGAGGCAACtaaaaaattgaacaaaagtAGTGGATTTCTTGGGTCCATCTTTGGAGGCTCAAGTACCACAAAGTATGAAGAAGCAAGTGAATTATTCACACAAGCTGCAAACTTATATAAACTACAACGTCGAAATTTTGAAGCTGGTTCAGCTTTCGAAAAAGCCTCAGAGTGTCAAGTTAAAGCAGGCTCACTGGATGAAGCGTCAAACACTTTAGTCGAAGCATATAAGTCGTACAAATTGGAGAATCCAAGCAATGCAGCAAAGTGCCTTGAAAAGGCAATTGAAATGTTCATCCAAAGAGGACAGTTTAGAAGAAGTGCTAACTTCAAAAGCGATCTAGGTGAATTGTATGAGAATGAACTACAGGATATCAAATCAGCAATCAAAAGCTATGAAGATGCCAGCGATTGGTACAAGGGCGATGGTGCAAATGCCTTGAGTAACAAGTGTCTATTAAAAGTAGCTGATTTGAATTGTGATGAGAAGATTAAAGATTACAAGAAAGCTGCAACAATCTATGAACAAATTGCCAAAGAATCTCTCAACAATAACCTGGCAAAATGGTCATTGAAGGAATATTTCCTAAAAGCAATCATCTGCAGACTAGCGGATAACAATGACTATGCAAGTGCAAATGCGTTATTAACAAGATTTTTATCGTGGGATCCCAGTTTTGAAACCACTaaagaatttgagttttgtaACTCCTTAATTGAGGCTGTCAGATCGGGTAATGCAGACGATATTGCTATTgcatcaaagaaattcGACAAGTTTACCAGGCTCGATGGTATGAAgataaagatattgaacaaCATCAAGAACAACATAGTGGAAGCGCCTGtagatattgaagaagattttaCTTAG